The following nucleotide sequence is from Euzebya sp..
CGGCGGGCGGTGTCGACCAGCTCGCCCCACGCGGTCGTCCGGCCCGCGGTGAGCCGCTCTGCCAACGCGGTCGCGCAGGCCACGCCCAGGCTGAACCCCCACTTGCTGAGGCCCGTGACCACGTGGACCGGTCCCCCGAACCGGAGGTGCGGACCGGCGAAGGGCAGGCGGTCGGGGCTCATGAAGTCCTCGGCGCTCCACCGGGCGACCACGGGGCCGACGCCGTCGTAGCGCTGCCGCGCCCACGACTCGAGCGCCTCGTAGCGGAGGGTCGTGGGGGACCCGGCACCGGTCCGGTGCCCCTCGCCGCCGACCAGCAGGATCGGGCCGTCGGCGTCGGCGGTCCAGCGCACCGACCGCTTCGGCTCGGACGCGGTGATCATCATCGGCTCCCCCTCGGGCACCGCCGCGGCGTCCTGGCGCAGGGCGACCAGGTAGCTGGCCTGCGGCTCGCACAGCGCGAAGAACCCGCCGCGGTCGATGATCGGCAGGCCGGTCGCCACGACCACGTGTCGCGCCCGGACCGTCCCCGTCCGGGTCCTGACCCGCGCGCCGTCGCGGCGCTCGGCGACGCCGGTCACGGTGTCGGTGCGGTACGCCACGCCGTCGGGCAGGGCGACGTGCAGCCGCACGAGGAGCTGCGCCGGGTCGACCTGGCCCTGCCCGCCGCGGATCACGACCGCGCGGGTCGCGTCGGGGAACGCGACGTCGGACTCCACGTGCGCGTCGAGCCCGGCCGCCCGGGCGGCCTCCGCCTCGTCCGCGACCTGCTGGGCCTCCTCCGGGGTCCGCGCGACGGTGGCGACGGGGCGGTCCTGCCAGGCCTCGCCGGCCCGACCGCGGATCCAGTCCACCGCGGCGCCGTTCGCGTGGGCGTAGGTCCGGGCCGCCTCGGTCCCGTGGCGCCGGGCGACGTCGGCGTAGACCAGCTGGTGGAGGACCGTGATCTTCGCGTTGGAGCGGCCGGTGATGCCCTCGCCGAGGGGGTGGCGGGCCACGAGCGCGACCGACGCGCCGCGGTCCGCGAGCTCGTGGGCGAGCGCCAGCCCGGTGATCCCCGCGCCGATGACCGCGACGTCGGCGTCGACCCGGCCCTCCACCGGGGGGCCGGTGACGGGGGTCCTCGCCCAGACGGGCACGTCGGGGCGGGCGGACGGGGTGCGATCGGGGCTCGTCGACATCGGGGGCGGTCCTCCGGGAGGGGTCGTGGGGGCCCTTCCGCCCCCCGATGTGCGGCGAAACCCCTAGGGCGGGCGGGGCGGACCGCCGCGGATCCGCGGCAGGTGCCCGACGTGGGGGTTGCACCTCACGGGCAGAGTGGGAGGGGACAGACGACACCGTCGCGGTGGGCACGTGAGGGGCCCGTCGGGTAAGAATCGGGCCCCCATCGTCCCCTCGATCCGCTCGACTGAAGGAGCACCCATCGTGAGCACCAACAGCTTCGGCGCGAAGCAGACGCTGACCGTCGACGGCACCGACCACGAGATCTTCGGACTCGAGGCCGTCGACACCGACATCGCGGCGCTGCCGTACTCGATCCGGGTCCTGCTCGAGAACCTCCTGCGCAACGAGGACGGCGAGAACATCACCGCCGACGACGTCCGCGCGGTGGCGTCCTACGACCCCTCGGTCGAGCCGAGCGAGGAGATCCTCTTCACCCCGGCGCGGGTGCTGCTCCAGGACTTCACGGGCGTCCCCGCCGTCGTCGACCTCGCCGTCATGCGCGACGCGGTCGCCGACCTCGGAGGCGACCCGGGCGTGATCAACCCGCGGGTCCCCGTCGACCTCGTGATCGACCACTCCATCCAGGTCGACTCCTTCGCGGTGCCCGACGCGTTCCGGAAGAACGCCGAGATCGAGTTCCAGCGCAACTACGAGCGCTACCAGTTCCTCCGCTGGGGCCAGACCGCGTTCGACAACTTCCGGGTCGTCCCGCCGAACACCGGGATCGTCCACCAGGTCAACCTCGAGTACCTGGGCCAGGTCGTCTTCCGCAACCCCGAGACCGGTCAGGCCTACCCCGACTCCCTCGTCGGGACCGACAGCCACACCCCGATGATCAACGGGCTCGGCGTCGTCGGCTGGGGCGTCGGCGGCATCGAGGCGGAGGCGGCCATGCTGGGCCAGCCCATCAGCATGCTGATCCCCCAGGTCGTCGGCTTCGAGCTGACCGGCGCGCTGGCGGAGGGGGCGACGGCGACCGACATGGTCCTGACCGTCACGCAGATGCTGCGCGAGAAGGGCGTGGTCGGGAAGTTCGTCGAGTTCTTCGGCGAAGGCGTCGCCAGCGTCCCGATCCCCGACCGCGCCACGCTGGGGAACATGAGCCCAGAGTTCGGGTCCACCATCTCGATCTTCCCGATCGACCAGCGGACCCTCGATTACATGCGGTTCACCGGCCGCGACGACGACCAGATCGCCCTGGTCGAGGCGTACGCGAAGCACCAGGGCCTGTGGCACGACCCGGCGAACCGGCCGCGCTACACCGACACCCTCTCCCTGGACCTGTCGACGGTCGTGCCGTCGCTGGCCGGCCCGACCCGCCCCCAGGACCGGGTGCCGCTGACGAAGTCCAAGCGCGGCCTGCGCGAGGTGCTGCCGAAGTGGACCGGCGAGGTCGTCGAGGGGGAGGAGAAGGGCTCGGAGGCGGAGCTCGAGAGCTTCCCCGCCTCCGACGCGCCGACCCCGAGCGGCCAGGTCAACGGCGAGGCCCCCGCAGAGGTGTCCGGGTCGTCCGCCGGCCAGCAGGACCTGCCCGACCGGGTCCGCAAGCCCTCGCCGGTGTCGATGGCCAGCGGAGAGTCCTTCGACCTCGACCACGGTGACGTGGTGATCGCCGCGATCACGTCGTGCACCAACACCTCCAACCCGAGCGTGATGATCGGTGCCGGCCTGCTCGCGAAGAAGGCGGTCGAGCGCGGGCTGGGCCGCAAGCCGTGGGTGAAGACGTCCCTCGCGCCCGGCTCCAAGGTCGTCATGGACTACTACGACCGCGCCGGCCTGACGCCGTACCTCGAGAAGCTCGGCTTCCACCTGGTCGGCTACGGCTGCACCACCTGCATCGGCAACTCCGGCCCGCTGCCCCCCGAGATCTCGAAGGTCATCAACGACGAGGGGATCGCGGCGGTCAGCGTCCTGTCCGGGAACCGGAACTTCGAGGGGCGGATCGGCCCGGACGTCAAGCTGAACTACCTCGCGAGCCCGCCGCTGGTCGTCGCGTACGCCCTCGCCGGGACGATGGACATCGACCTCTACGACGAGCCGCTCGGCACCGACGGCGACGGGAACGACGTCTTCCTGGCCGACATCTGGCCGACGAACGACGAGATCCAGGCGGTCGTGCAGGACGCCGTGCAGCGCGAGCAGTTCGTCGAGCGCTACGCCGACGTGTTCACCGGCGACGAGCAGTGGCAGTCCGTCCCGGTCAGCGGCGGTGACCGCTTCGAGTGGTCCGACGAGTCGACCTACATCCAGAAGCCGACGTTCTTCGACGGGATGGGACCCGAGCCGGGCGAGCTCTCCGACATCGAGGGCGCGAAGGTCCTCGTCAAGGTCGGCGACTCGGTCACCACCGACCACATCTCACCCGCCGGGGCGATCAAGAAGGACTCGCCCGCCGGCGCCTACCTCCTCGACAAGGGCGTCGAGGTCAAGGACTTCAACTCCTACGGCTCCCGTCGCGGGAACCACGAGGTGATGATGCGCGGCACCTTCGGGAACATCCGTCTGCGCAACCAGATGGCACCCGGCACCGAGGGTGGCTTCACCTCGAAGGACGGTGAGGTCACGACCATCTACGACGCCGCGATGTCCTACATCGACGAGGGGACCCCGCTGGTCGTCCTGGCGGGGGAGGAGTACGGCACCGGCTCGTCCCGCGACTGGGCCGCGAAGGGCACGATCCTCCTCGGCGTGAAGGCGGTCATCGCCAAGTCCTACGAGCGCATCCACCGCTCCAACCTGATCGGCATGGGCGTGCTGCCCCTGCAGTTCAAGGCGGGGGAGGGGCACGAGGAGCTCGGCCTTACCGGCGAGGAGGAGTTCTCCATCACCGGCATCACGCCGGGCGATGACGGCCGCCTGCCGCGCGAGGCCACGGTCCGGGCGGGCGACACCGAGTTCACCGTCGACGTCCGCCTCGACACCCCCAACGAGCAGGAGTACTACCGCCACGGCGGCATCCTCCACTACGTCCTCCGCCAGCTGGCCGCCCAGTAGCCGGCGCTCGGCCGCTGCGGCGCCGCCGCAGCGGCCCGCGCGGCGGTGCTGGACACCTGCGGGGCGGTCCCCGATGATGCGGTGCGGCAGGGCCCGTCCCGCCGCACCGCGGGCCCGGCCGGAGCAGTCGCCGATCGGAGTTCCCGTGCCAGCACCCACCACCACCGGACCGTCTCGACGTGCGCCGGTGGCCGTCGCCGCGGTCGTGGCCGCGCTCGCGCTGGCCCTCGCGCTCGTGGCGGCCCGGCCCGCGTCGTCCCAGGAGGTCCCGAGCCTGTCGGACCTGATCGAGCAGATCGGCGACATCGAGGGCCTCGACCCCCTCGACCCGGTGCTGAACCCGGTGTTCGAGATCATCACCGCCCTCGAGGAGGCGCTCGGCGAGGGCGGCG
It contains:
- a CDS encoding FAD-dependent oxidoreductase encodes the protein MSTSPDRTPSARPDVPVWARTPVTGPPVEGRVDADVAVIGAGITGLALAHELADRGASVALVARHPLGEGITGRSNAKITVLHQLVYADVARRHGTEAARTYAHANGAAVDWIRGRAGEAWQDRPVATVARTPEEAQQVADEAEAARAAGLDAHVESDVAFPDATRAVVIRGGQGQVDPAQLLVRLHVALPDGVAYRTDTVTGVAERRDGARVRTRTGTVRARHVVVATGLPIIDRGGFFALCEPQASYLVALRQDAAAVPEGEPMMITASEPKRSVRWTADADGPILLVGGEGHRTGAGSPTTLRYEALESWARQRYDGVGPVVARWSAEDFMSPDRLPFAGPHLRFGGPVHVVTGLSKWGFSLGVACATALAERLTAGRTTAWGELVDTARRPDLGFLATTAKANAEVGARMVRGWARAAATSGGAAPREGEGRVHRCGLRPCATATVDGEVLERSAVCTHLGGIVTWNDGDRTWDCPLHGSRFEADGAVRFGPAIRDI
- a CDS encoding aconitate hydratase — protein: MSTNSFGAKQTLTVDGTDHEIFGLEAVDTDIAALPYSIRVLLENLLRNEDGENITADDVRAVASYDPSVEPSEEILFTPARVLLQDFTGVPAVVDLAVMRDAVADLGGDPGVINPRVPVDLVIDHSIQVDSFAVPDAFRKNAEIEFQRNYERYQFLRWGQTAFDNFRVVPPNTGIVHQVNLEYLGQVVFRNPETGQAYPDSLVGTDSHTPMINGLGVVGWGVGGIEAEAAMLGQPISMLIPQVVGFELTGALAEGATATDMVLTVTQMLREKGVVGKFVEFFGEGVASVPIPDRATLGNMSPEFGSTISIFPIDQRTLDYMRFTGRDDDQIALVEAYAKHQGLWHDPANRPRYTDTLSLDLSTVVPSLAGPTRPQDRVPLTKSKRGLREVLPKWTGEVVEGEEKGSEAELESFPASDAPTPSGQVNGEAPAEVSGSSAGQQDLPDRVRKPSPVSMASGESFDLDHGDVVIAAITSCTNTSNPSVMIGAGLLAKKAVERGLGRKPWVKTSLAPGSKVVMDYYDRAGLTPYLEKLGFHLVGYGCTTCIGNSGPLPPEISKVINDEGIAAVSVLSGNRNFEGRIGPDVKLNYLASPPLVVAYALAGTMDIDLYDEPLGTDGDGNDVFLADIWPTNDEIQAVVQDAVQREQFVERYADVFTGDEQWQSVPVSGGDRFEWSDESTYIQKPTFFDGMGPEPGELSDIEGAKVLVKVGDSVTTDHISPAGAIKKDSPAGAYLLDKGVEVKDFNSYGSRRGNHEVMMRGTFGNIRLRNQMAPGTEGGFTSKDGEVTTIYDAAMSYIDEGTPLVVLAGEEYGTGSSRDWAAKGTILLGVKAVIAKSYERIHRSNLIGMGVLPLQFKAGEGHEELGLTGEEEFSITGITPGDDGRLPREATVRAGDTEFTVDVRLDTPNEQEYYRHGGILHYVLRQLAAQ